From the Astatotilapia calliptera chromosome 6, fAstCal1.2, whole genome shotgun sequence genome, one window contains:
- the LOC113024500 gene encoding beta-1,3-N-acetylglucosaminyltransferase lunatic fringe-like, which yields MWKPVWVSKGLLGSAGPRAAAAAVTCLLVTGMLVVTGGHPNCRVPEELPAAGTSGKVFSAYFSKLTRERRAVSGPPRSSDPTGPVERLSPADLFIAVKTTGRYHRQRLELLLDTWISRNMPQTYVFTDGEDEKLRKRIGAHLINTNCSQAHNRQALSCKMSLEYDAFISSGKKWFCHVDDDNYLNTGSLLKLLSQYSHTQDVYIGRPSLERPIEATERPGTDEMKQVRFWFATGGAGFCLSRGLSLKMKPWASDGTFMTTAEHIRLPDDCTVGYIVEALLGVSLIRSGLFHSHLENLGLVSDIHNQVTLSYGTVDHSRNTVNVKGPFTIEEDPTRFRSVHCLLYPDTPWCPGPWRL from the exons ATGTGGAAACCTGTGTGGGTATCAAAAGGCCTCCTCGGCTCCGCGGGACCTCGCGCTGCTGCCGCCGCGGTCACCTGTCTGCTGGTGACCGGGATGCTGGTAGTGACTGGCGGACACCCAAACTGCAGAGTCCCGGAGGAGCTTCCAGCCGCGGGTACGAGCGGAAAAGTTTTCTCAGCATATTTCAGCAAACTGACCCGGGAGAGAAGAGCGGTGAGCGGCCCCCCGCGGAGCAGCGATCCAACCGGTCCGGTGGAGCGTCTCTCCCCGGCTGATCTGTTCATAGCGGTAAAAACCACCGGCAGGTATCACCGGCAGAGACTGGAGCTTCTTTTGGACACCTGGATATCCAGGAACATGCCACAG ACATACGTGTTCACTGATGGGGAGGATGAGAAGCTGAGGAAAAGAAtag GAGCTCACCTGATCAACACCAACTGCTCGCAGGCACACAATCGTCAGGCGCTGTCCTGTAAAATGTCTCTGGAGTATGACGCTTTTATCAGCTCTGGGAAGAA GTGGTTCTGTCACGTTGATGATGATAACTACCTGAACACAGGCTCCCTGCTGAAACTCTTGTCTCAGTACAGCCACACACAGGACGTTTACATTGGGCGGCCCAGCCTGGAGCGACCGATAGAGGCCACGGAGAGGCCCGGCACTGACGAAATG aagcAAGTGCGTTTCTGGTTTGCCACCGGAGGAGCAGGGTTCTGTCTGAGCCGTGGCCTCTCCCTGAAGATGAAACCTTGGGCAAG CGATGGCACTTTCATGACCACAGCTGAGCACATCCGCCTCCCTGATGACTGCACGGTTGGTTACATCGTGGAGGCGCTGCTCGGCGTGAGCCTCATCCGCTCAGGGCTGTTTCACTCCCACCTGGAGAATCTGGGACTGGTGTCAGACATACACAACCAG GTCACTCTCAGCTATGGCACAGTGGACCACAGCAGGAACACTGTTAACGTGAAAGGCCCGTTTACTATAGAAGAAGATCCCACCAG aTTTAGGTCTGTCCATTGTCTGCTGTACCCAGACACTCCTTGGTGCCCCGGCCCCTGGCGACTTTAA